A region of the Lycium barbarum isolate Lr01 chromosome 1, ASM1917538v2, whole genome shotgun sequence genome:
AATTTCTGTTTCCTCGTACTACTGTAGAAAGTATTTATATGTCTTCTGTATGGGGTAAAATCCGGACTCTATGGAAAATCACTATTTTCTCACTGAAATTTCTcactgaaaaatgttcagtgACTATCCTCACATATTTTGATTGAATCAGTTAAAGAAAAAATTAGTACTAGTAATTTCACACGAAAAAATTAAGAAGTTTCTCAGTGTTTCAGTGGGAATCTGTTTCCAACCATGCAGGAAAATCATGTTTAAAAAACTAATTTCCCACTGATTCGACAGAGAAAAGCCTCTGTTTCTAGTAGTGGGAATTGACAGGTAGACAAATCAATTACTGACATGTGGCAACGGGGACAAGTCAGATATGAGTCAGAAGAGAAGGCGCCCGGTTCAATTTTTGTGCCCGGACAACGAGCACCTCAAGCAATCAGTGACCAAAATTATGGCTTCGGAGAAAGGATTGGCTGGATGCGATGAGGTTTCAAGTTCAGACCTTCAAATTTTTAGTTGTTATAATCAGactcattttatgtaattttagTTTTCTGGTCAATATTCAAGACTTGAGAGACCCCTTTAGCTAAATAATATCCAGACGTACTAGAATAAGCATGAAAATTTACACTACACCTCCATTCACAAAACTAAATAACAAGATAGTACTATACATATAAGATTAGAAAATGACAAACAAACTTAATCCCTGATTTAGAAATCTTACGTATATATATAGGACCTATGTCCAGATCAATTGTGTGAAAGTTTTAACAAGTCCATCCAACGTGAATTGACAACATAATGTATCACTCATAGTCATAAATGGGCAAGCATGCGAGAAATGAAAAGAGAATTCATTATCAATAAAGAAGTTGGCATCAACTAAATAGAATTTCAACAAGCCAAAAACTCAAGAGAACAATTTCAAAAAGGAGTCCTCGGGTTTTTCATATATTGGTGGCATCTAAACAACAAGACGGTATGCGGAAGCTAACAATTACAAACCTTAAACGACAATAAATCtgaaataaaaggaaaatataatgaAAAACATACAATATTATGATTTGGTCAATTGGCCAACATATATATGATAAAactaataaaaaatataaaacatATCAAGAGAATAAAATTTCCCTCTAAATAAGAATCTTTAATGACTAGATTATGAATGTTAATGTGTTGTgtatgaaaaaaaatatattatacttATAGCAGTCCCAAATTTCTCCTCCAAAAAACGACAGATATGGAAGAGTCCTTTTCACCAACCAATAAAACATTTTCGAAGTAAAATACAATTATAGTAAAATTCAATTAAGATAAGAAATTCATGGCGAGCCCTAACACTTATTTTATACTCCTACTAATCAGTAGTTATCCGATTTTCAAGCCACCTAATTAAAATAGAAGGCTTCTTACTAGTTTTAAGGTTGTAAAATATATTTACATCTATACAGTAGACAATTGTAGGAGAATTGCATGTAACTAGATCTACTTAATAAGTATTCATTGATAACTTAGAATAATTACTCCgaccgtttcaatttatgtgtcatAGTTTGATTTAGCATAAAATTTAAGTAAAATAGACTTTTGAATCGTATGATTTTATGCTGAATATATGCGCAATGTATCAAAATATTCTTGAATCTTGTGAATTTAAACATGTCTTCACAATGTTGGAATTAAgtagttactaaatatagaaaattaCATTCAACTGCAAGGAATGTAAGACGCATAAATTGAAAAAAGAGTAGTAACCTCAATATAAATATAATTAGAATGATGGTGTAAAAATTCATATATTACAGAATAGTACAACATATAACTTAAATCCAAATAAAATTTGGCACGAAAAGCTTAGTCAATAGGAATTTCTTTTTGGTCAGCTTCACTGTACCTTATACTCCCCCTATATAATGATCCACGAGTTTTCTGAGTTTGCTCATCAATTGACAAAAATATTACAACAGTTGAAGATATATAGTGAATATGGCAACATTAACCAAAATCTTgttcatttcttttcttttcctttcaagcGTATTTCTTGCAAGATCTGGAGAAATTGGTACGTTATAATTATTAGAAATAGAAGCTCTAGTTCTTTCTAATTCTGTAAATTGTTCGATTTTAGCACGCgcatagcctttctctttttttgtggatttaacttatatacgcTGATAACCTAAATAATTGTAATTTGCACTATCAACGTATATACTTTAACCTGCCTTATTTTTTAGTTTACTAATAATTAACTTAATGTTTGGGCAATTGTAGATGACGAGAGTGAGTTTAGTTACGATGAAAACGCAAAGAATGGACCAGCTAACTGGGGCAACATTCATCCAGAGTGGAGCACTTGCAATACTGGAAAACTGCAGTCTGCAATTGATCTTCTTAACGAAAAGGTTCAAGTTGTATCAAATTTAGGAATACTTCAAAAATACTACAAACCATCCCGAGCCACTCTCTTGAACAGAGGACATGATATGATGGTAAGAGAAGTGTATCATTAGAAACCTATAATATATTGAAGCAGTTTTTTAACGAGtgattattaatttattaatgcAGTTGAGATGGGATGATGGAGGATACTTGAGGATAAATGGAACTCAATATCAACTCAAACAAATTCATTGGCACACACCTTCCGAACATACTATCGATGGAAAAAGGTATACTCACTCACTAGCTTACATATATTCATAGAGTTAACTTATATGCATGGTGTGAATGATTTTTAAACTATAAAGTGTAATTTGAACTGTATATATAGAAGGTTGTTTGTCTTATTCATCAAAAAGAAGTTACTTTTATAATATCAAAGAACTTCGAGCTATAAAGCAAGCTAAGATAAGTCCACAGGCAGGATCAAAAATGAAGTTTCCCTTGTTCCACTCGGATTTTAATGTTAGGCTTGCCAACTAGATCATTCTTCGGTGTGGATATAATCCTATGAGAAAGACCGAAGTTGTATAGCCTCAGTGAAGAAGGTAGTTATTTTGCAATGTTCAGCAAGATTAGCAAGCATGTTAGCAATGATATTACCTTCTATGAAGATATGAGCGAAAGTAAATTTGTCAAGTGTGCTCATAGCTTGAGTCGGTCTAATGTCATCTTTAATATGCCAGAAGGGTTAATCTCTTTCTTAACCATCTGAATAAACAAAAGAGAGTCAGATTCAATATTAACTTTAGAGAAACCATGGTCCAACCAATCACCAACAAAGACCAATTTTAGAGCATGAGCCTCAACATAGTTATTTGAGCAGCAACCAAAATAAGCACCGAAAGCCATGAGAAATGTCCAGCATAGTCCCTAAGAACTCCATCGCCACCTACACTGCCAGGATTCCCTTACTAGATATAGCCATCTACATCAGTTTGAACTCATTGAAAGCAGGCTCATCCATTTCACCAGCTTAATATCTAGCTTAGGATTAATGTGTTCAATCAAATGAGAGATGCTGACTATGGAATGTGACAAAAGTAAGTCAATTAAGTTGAAACTTAGAAAATGAAATTGTGAGAAATAGAAAAATATGAATCAATTCCCTCCGTTGCTCATATAGTCATATGTACCTTTCTAAATCCTTATtccaatctcttttttttttttttggtttaattccTTATATTTGCATTAGGAATTCATAAATATCAACAAATTAAATGCAGGTTTGATATGGAGGCTCATTTGGTACATGAAAGTAATGATGGAAAAATTGTTGTCGTTGGAATCGTCTATGAGATTGGATTATTGCCTGATTTTTTCCTATCCATAGTAAACACAATTTTATTTGGTCCACTATCAACATAAGTTAATCGACCATTTTTCAGACTTTTGACATCGTTTACTTCTAATTAATCACAGATAGAGAAGGATTTAAAAGCTCTTGTGGATAGAAAAGGCACTGAAAGAGACATTGGAATAATTAGTCCAAATCTAATGATAATTGATGGCAGAAAATATTATAGGTATGTTGGCTCCCTAACAACACCACCTTGTACTGAAGGCGTTGTTTGGACTATTGATGAGAAGGTAATCAAATTCGGCCGATTCATTACTATAAAAATTTAAttagaaaaaaatgaaattagcGACAAACTTCATCGGAAATTCGTTGCTAAATTGCTCGTAGCTAATAAACTTTTTTCTAATCCATCCTGAAATAAGATTAGCAGATTTTTGCTgtctaattttaaaaaaattccatcACTGATATAGGTACTTccattttttgaatttttttaataaTGCTATTTCCCTTTTTTCAATTTCCCAGGTTAAAACTGTAACGAAAAGACAAATAAAACTGCTCCGAGATGCTGTTCATGACGTGAGTTGCTACCCCAAAATTTTAATAGAAAAGATCTTTTTCTCTAATAGTATCATCTCTTATAGAAAATATGTTCATGACTTGAACAtaatttatttacttttttcttttcaatgttttttttttttcaaatacctGTTTGGTTGTATATTGTGTCGATTTTTCGCTCCAAACTTGAATATTTTTTCAAATTAAATGCATGTTCAAACACAACAAATTGTGATTTTTTAAATAAAGTAAGACTTAACCAACAACAAATTGTGATTTTTTAAATAAAGTAAACCATTAGGTCTTAGCCTGATGGTATATTCATCATCGAAAGACCAAACtaattcaactttcaaataccattttcaatttattttaaatattatttttaacaAATATCATTCTATTTATATCACGTTCTAAAATTTTCATGAAAGATTTTACAAAACCCGAAGAATCCTCTAcctagcattttttttttttaaataaagtaaGACCTAACCAACAACAAATTGTGATTTTTTAAATAAAGTAAACCATTAGGTCTTAGCCTGATGGTATATTCATCATCGAAAGACCAAACtaattcaactttcaaataccattttcaatttattttaaatattatttttaacaAATATCATTCTATTTATATCACGTTCTAAAATTTTCATGAAAGATTTTACAAAACCCGAAGAATCCTCTAcctagcatttttttttttaattgtgggACTCAAAAAGGGTGGTCCTTCAATAAAAACACTCAAGAATCTACTTTTTTCCTAAAAAGGAATCTACTTATATAAATACATAAGGTCAAAGACAATAATATTTTCTTGACTTATTCTTCTCGTGTTTATCCCAGGAATATGAAACCAATGCCAGACCAGTTCAGCCAGTAAACGAACGTTCTATCAAATTCAACAAACCTTGGCCTCTTGCTTAGGGGAGTGTTCATTAACATCCCCAAAATGTACTTCTATCTTTCATTAATAATTGTCTTCATGTCTAGGAATAAATATGATTTTATGTTAGGGGTGGGGTGGTGGGGGTGAGGCGAATTGAGCCTTGAGTGGAGACAATCAATATGAAATGTCACTTAAAGACTTATTTTTTCCGCTGCCATTGGTGCTCTCATTTTTAAGGACTACAAAAAAATGTTATCAAAAAATTTCCAAACCGAacttgaaaaaattgaaaaattcctccacaccaaacacaccctaatttCACCTCAGGATTTGTTCAATTAATGGTTGCAACTTCTGATGTTTTTCCACTAAACCACTGCAATCCAGTCGTCTCCTTTTCTGAAGGAATTTAAACAAAATTGCCATAACATCACTGCTACCTATATACTACTTACTATAGAAATGGCAGAGATCAGATCTCTGTGAGACGGCGACTCATGAGGACAAGTTTTCCTAAATTAGCAGAAGACTCAACATTATACAAATGAAGCAGGAATTCTTCCACAACTCTATAACCCAAAATTCAAATTACAAATAAAAGAGCCAAAGTGCAATTGCTTAAAAAGTATACTTGCACGCCTGATATGCATACACGTCCGTATACGTGCGTATTTGGATACTCGCCGGCACTACTCATCTACAGTACTAGCAATAGCAAAGGTATAGTTCATCACCCTGCAAGATTAATCGTTCAGCGTATCTGAAGATAGTGGcctggaaaagaaaaagaaaatactgCATTCGACAACATAGAAATGAACGTAGAATCCTCTGTTTTTACATGTCAACTATGTTTTCTCTAAAAAGGATTGTATCAGATTTTGATCATATATTAAATTTCTATTGCAAGTATTCTAGATGAATCCCCCACCCATCTCTTTCACCAAAAATGGCAATTTTAACCAAGCAAAACCAAGTTTAAGAATAACAAAGAATATTCATCCTATTTCTCCATGAGTAGACTAAGGTGATTTTGTGGTAAAAAAAAATGCATTAATGTGCATTTTAGAACTAATCGATATTATCCTCTTTCTTCATGCTTTAACTTAACAAAATCTTGTACCTCGAAGGTAGTTCCTTTGTGTTCAGACATTAGAGCAGTTAAAGCGTCTCTGTTTGGTCACTCTACTGGTAATTACTTTAGGCTGATAACGTTTGTGTAACCGCGCAATCAAAATTACTCGTTTCTCATACTCCAGTCGAAATTAATTATGTCCTCCTTTACTTGGTTCAAAATCTGTTCTGAAGTTCTAAATCAAGGTTCTTCAATTTGAAGCCTAAATCTATGCTTACATATTGTCAGACCCGACACTATCCAAGAAGAGCAAAGAAAACTGAGATCAACACTAAAAGTGCATCAATCATTTGAAAAGGAAGATATGATTATTACCATGAGATTTGACAATATGGATCATCATACTTACCCAAGAAGCTTTGAGAATAACATTGTTGATGTCAATTACAGAAGTCCTGTCACGCAGAAAGACATTTCCCCATGTTAATCTTACCGCCTAAGCAGAAAAACTTTGCGAAAAGCACATCAACACATTAGAGGAGCGTATTTCAGCAACTCTATTTCAAACCAGATTTGGCAATAGAAAGATGATACACACGACAAGATTAAATGACATGCTGCACAAAACACTTCTACTAGTGAGCACCAACCTATAAATTTGAGAAAGAACTCGCGAGTTGTTTAACTTGTGCTTCAACCCCATTGACCCAAGAGGAAATGAGATGATGAGCAATAGCAAAGGGCCCAGGGATAAACATAGGAGCAAGTTCCCCACTTTCTACATTGAAGTCGGAAGACAAGTTCTGTCCTCTTTCTACACCCTTACACATTTGGTCCACTTTACCTGCGGCCGACCTCTGTGCCTTCTTGTATTCTGCGATTGTGATTGCCTTTTTCACATCTTCTCTGCTGTGCCATTTAGCATCTAGATCATAAGTTGATTCACCgtcagaaaaagaaagaaaattcccaTAATCATCAAAATAtaaggtggaattcaaacattATAAGTCAAAGGGCGTCAATAAAAAATCACCATAATTAAAGATCTTCAACTTACCTTCTAATTCCTCCTTATCCACATTAATATCCAGCGATTTTGCGTACGCAAAGAATCCCACCATAAGTTGGCATGGCATGCTGCTAGGTCCAACTGCAAAAGGAATCATACAGTTAATTgatgaaaacaaaaaaataatggCATGCAAGAAATACATATAAAATATTCGGTAACAAATACCAGTGAGGATAAGAAAACCTCTAGAGACCATTTCATGAAGCAACTTATTGGCACACAATTAGATCGACAATGttcaaaagaaaaaggaaagttGATATATCTAACTATAAACTAGGACAAGCAACTCTAGTTAGCCCATGCATCAATATGCATCACACCAACTCTAAGAAAGGATTTGAAACAATTGAGCCACTTTATTCACAGAGTGAAGCAGAAACAACTCATGCGAGATCTTACCGTGAATATGGCATGCATGCCGAGATCAGCCATTGGCTCATCGCTGACAGCACCATGCAGAAAAGAATTATAAGCTAATCCTAGACTGATGAAAAGGATAAACCTTTCAGGTTGGCAACTCCGTCAATTATAATGGACACAAGTTCAAATAAGATAGGATTAGAACAGCAATAGCAAGAAATCCAGTCTACAACTAAGAGGGCCCGTAATTTTGATTTCAGAAGTTGCAACAACCTAGAATGCCTCAACTTCTGTAAAAATTCCCAGTGAACCTCGCACGGTTACTGCCTGCGGCAACATTCATGGAATAATCTACCATTGGCTTCTTATGCAAAAGCATTCAACCAAAGGACAGGAACTTATaggaaaaataaaaaacaaatttgAGGTCACAGAACATTGTCAAACATGAAAGAAATGTCAGGATAATATCAAGAAGATTTGTAGCCAAATGAGCCACTCTAGTACTTTTTCGAGATTGGTAACAATTAAAAGCTACTCTAGTCATCATTCCATACATTGTAATTAAAAGCCATTGATTCGTTGCTACAAAGCGAATCAAGGGTTATTGCTTTATGGGTGACGTCATGCGCTTCAAAGAATGATGCATAAAGTTATCAAATCGGTCGCTTCTTTGAATCTCAATTTTGAGGAGTTAGATTAATATCGGCATTTTCGAATATTGGATGTTGAGTTATCGTTAGTACTAAATTCATGTATGTTTTGTACATATTAAATTTTCATAAATTGTGTGATGCACTTCTCTTTTCCGCTTCGAGTGTCGCTTATTGTCCTTCTTAAAAACAAAAATTCCATATAAAACAATAGGTACGGAAGGGAACAGACACCACAAATCTGTTTCCAAGAACATTACCAGGCCATGGCTGAGAACTATGGTAAACAACTTGTCCAACTTCAATACCGGTCTCCTCCCACGTTTCTCTTCTTACAGCCTCTTCCAAACTTTCTCCTGGCTACTAAAACATTTAGATAGCAATTAACATGTATTCATAAATAAATTGTTAATGACAGGATCGAAAATCAATGCCGGCTAATTATAGACCTATTGAAAAGGAAAAAGCGGACAACTAACCAACCTGGAAAAAAAACGAGCTGCAGTACTATGCAGGAAATCCGAAATTGACACTCGTTCCTTTTTTGATTCAGAAAATTGAAACAATTTCTTTTTTATGATAAGACATGTCATTTTGTAGACCAAAAGATACTAAGGTACTTTTGGCTATATTATAAATATTAGtgtcaaaaccattttttttcttgaacttcATACCCTATCAAGCATCGCCATACGAAATGAAACAGAGGAAGCAATACAAATTGACCACTGGCTAATGGGAAATAACTAATTTACCTCCATAAAACCAGCTAGACAACTCCACATGCGAGGCACAAATCTGGACTGCCTACTTAATAGCACGCGGTCATTCTCTTTGTCAATTACTAACATAATCACAACCTGTTGCAAGGGCAAGATATGCCAAAGAAAGTTAGGATTCCCATGTAGTATTTCAATATGCAAGTTCTCTTCCataaaaaaagaagaacaagTAAACCAAAAAAGAGTGCAACCACAAGCAAAATATTAATCAGAGAGAAGAAAATCGATCTGATTGACATACTGGATCAACTCGGGGGTAGATTTTCTTCTTGCATAACTCATTAGAGCACTGTTTCCGTCTCCCAGCATCAGTTAAAATGTTCTTACCTCCACAAAATCCACAAAAACGCGATACCGTATGCCATTCTAGTAATGATCTGGCCTGATAAAATGCCAAAGCCAAAAAGTAAAACATTCAGTCAAACATGGTCACCAATTTTAGCATTATAGAGTATACAATAAACTAAAACAGAATGTTACCCAATGTTTGGATATGCACAGTTCAACAATGACAATGATGTGGCAAAAAATCCAAATTCATTTGCTATATATCAGAAAAAACCTGATTCTAGATGGTATTATCAGGACTCTGGGACGCATCCACACAGCCTGAGGCAACCCTTAAGACACTCTAAATGTGACCGTGGTTAAGAATGCTTTAGATACTAAAGTTTGAAATGCACACTTTTACATCGTGAGGTTAACTGCTTAACTAGGTTCCAAATACATAGCACAAGATCCTCTGTCGAGCAGTTCAAGATACAGATAATTTAAAATCATTTAAGCCTCCATTctaagctatgttgctcggactcagCTACAGATATCCAGTAGGGGTACGGATCTAGGGGTTGGATTTTTCATCAGATTGTTTCTTAGAATTCGAGGGCATGGATACAGGTGCTGGGATATGGCCAATAAATGTATATTACAAcatataaagtatatattttgattaattaaagttattgaacaaaaaataataaaatttaattcTTTATAAACACCTAATATTTTATTCATAGGATATCTAGTGTCACAGCATTACAGCAAAGCATTCTCATACTTTATACaactatgtatatatgatataaacCCAAATACCCAATCAATCTATACTTCAGTCATAAATATAGTCAAAGCACCCACGGTAAGTTTACTAAATCCAGTGTGGCCCCACACCCACACCCGCGCCCATGTTGTGTGGGTGCGGCAGGGATTTTGAagaatccgagcaacatagattcTAAGCCTAAATTATCTTTTCGCCTACAGGAATACAGGAATCCATATAACTTAGATAGATAAAATGAGCTACTTGGAAAAAGATACATGGGGCCAAGGGGCTATCAGAAACAGCCTCTCCATCTCCATGAGGCAGGAGTAAGGTCTGAGTAtactctaccctcctcagacccaaCTTGTGACATAATTACACTggttatgatgttgttgttgttgttgaaaaatGATACATGGGATTAAAATACCGGTAGCCAGTGAGCTAGTTTATGAAAATGATGTCACTACCTTAATATGCCTAGTTAATTCATATAGCTACTGATCACAAAGAAGTCCGCTAGTACAGCTATAGGTGACCCCattcaacaagaaataataaGTGCATCAATGTTACTTACTGCTATATAAGAATGTAGTTTTTGAAATTCTAATGAAAAGTCAAAGGTAAAAAGCATATACATGACCAGCAATAGCAAGTTGACCCATAGCAGAAGCATTTTCCCAATCAGTAGCAACCATGAGAGTCCTAAGCTCAACAAAACAAAACTGCTTACCACCCAATTCTTTAACCAATCCACTACCAGCCTCAGTCACATCAATAGCCCAATACACAACATAAACCCCATCACCTTCAGAATCATCAGAACCCAAATAAACCAAAGAATCTTCACTCAAATTAATCTCAGATTTCTCCAAGAAAGCCTTACAATCACCAAAACTCAACCAACCCAAGTGCCAATTCGGGTCAGTGGACTCTTTAACTGACCCGGCTAAAGGTCTTCCTTTTCTGAAAGGCAAGATCTTGAAATTAGGTGAATGGGGTTCTTGGGTTTGTGCTAAAAGAAGGGTTTTAAGAGTTTTAAGAGCAGATGTTGGTGAAAATGGATCACTTGGTTTTGGGGTTTTTTGTTTTATTGGGTTGCCTGCAAAAGCATGAGTCTTGAAGAAATTGGTAGACATAGTGGAGAATTGTGGGTAATGTAATTTCCTGAGAATTGGGTATTTGTAGAGGGATACAAATTGGGATGTAACTGAATTTGTGAAGGAAAGAAGAAAGATCATTGCTTGAGTTTTTAACTAATCATTGGTGTTTCGTTTTTCTGAACAAGGAAAATATTTGGTGGGTGAGTCGACGAGGTTGGTGTATGAGACGATGACATCTGTCCTTTTGCTCCCTATTTGTGTTATTGTGGCGCGTTGCCTTTTAGTTAGCCACAAAAATTTCAACTGTACACAGTGGAGTGTCCAAATTTTTTCTTAAATAATGTGAACTTCAAAATTGTGAACCTCTCCAATTTTTCTTATTCGTTCTTTATTTGTTTATTCTTCCTCATCTGTCataaatttttctttttagtctttaGATATAATTTTACTtgaaatttctcattttatttttattgaaatgatttacagtccCATAAATATCTATaatttattttagaccacaagtttcaaaaaatcTTCATTTTTTCCTTCAAACTCGTGTTTAGTCAAAAtatatcaaataaaatgaaacagagggagtaactaatttttttattaattgcCGATTAAACATTACAAGACCATAGACCATAGTTAAGCTGACACAGCTCTCTATCCAACAGAACAAAACCGACTACGCCATCATAAACCTATTTGTATTAGCACAAGCCCCTCACCTAGTATATGAGTTTTCGTAAATTAGTTCTAATTTCAGGTGAAGCTCTAAGATTACAGGCTTCTTTCTTGTGGTAAATTTCAGTTTCTACTTTTCTTCTTAAAAAGATTCTGATTCCTCTCTATTCAGATGATAAATACATTGATCAGCATATATCATTTTGAAGATTTAACCAGCTTGTAATCTTCTTTTAGAAACACTGATAGTTTACTTCAAATGTTGCTCCCACTTTATAATTGTAGGATTATGCATGTCTCTGCAACCAAAGAAACATTCTGTTCCATAAGCTCTCTGAGAATTTACGCTACACAAACAAATGCTGTCTATATTCATCATGAGTTTGGCATAATGCACAATGTAGATCTACATTCATGCCTCATTTGATCACTCTGTCAGCAGTCACTAATTTCCCCTCTAGTAAAATTACGTGGCAAACTTTGTTTTAGACCTAACATCATCCATCAACCAACTCTAGGATGATTCGCTAGTACTAATGACTAGTAATCTACCTGCTCATGTTCTTACTAGCTGTAGGATTCCACCACACCTGCTCCAAAAGTATATTCAAttttcattttcaatatatttttatgtttcatGCACTTATAATCAAACAGAAGGGAGTTCAAGTAATTTATTTTAAAGGGATAATTTTCCATATCTAATAGAGACTAAGGGCATTGAAGTTATTAGATTCAATTTTGCTAGTGAGGTCAGGGTGAACTTAGAGACATTATCATAAAAGTAAAACTGGTCTAAAATCATATTAATTTACTGTTGGTTTTGTTGTGATTGGAGTCGAGAGTTGGTGATAACAATTTCTTAAAAAGAAATTTCTGGCCATCATACAATTATCAGTCAATTCTACCATGTGCAAATTGCATGACACGAACTAGAATATTCTATCTGACTAGGATCTGAATTGCTAAACATTGAAACTCTCAGTCGTTTCTACTATATGTAAAATATTTATACACATTGCATGCATGGGATATAGACAggatatatacataatatacagtGATATACATCTAACATACAGAGTCGTTTTCTCCGCAATATTCAATTTCGAATGTTTTTATATATCAAATCCAACTCGAAACTAAATGCATACAAATCATAATCGAATCCTCCAGCCTATTTCCAACGACATATGGCAATACCAAGTTGACTTTTAACGCAAAATTTGAGTTTAATTGAAATCGATTCAAAGCTTCAACTTAACAATATTGGCGGAACCAAATTTCTCTAATACTACAAAACTCCTTAGAATCTCAGATCTCGAATTTCTTTAACGGCGAACTTCCGAGTATTTTGGAATCAAAGAAGGATGAATTGGAGGTAGAGAGAAAATTGAGAAGGATAAGTTTAGATTAATAAGTCTTGATATATA
Encoded here:
- the LOC132604886 gene encoding bifunctional monodehydroascorbate reductase and carbonic anhydrase nectarin-3-like encodes the protein MATLTKILFISFLFLSSVFLARSGEIDDESEFSYDENAKNGPANWGNIHPEWSTCNTGKLQSAIDLLNEKVQVVSNLGILQKYYKPSRATLLNRGHDMMLRWDDGGYLRINGTQYQLKQIHWHTPSEHTIDGKRFDMEAHLVHESNDGKIVVVGIVYEIGLLPDFFLSIIEKDLKALVDRKGTERDIGIISPNLMIIDGRKYYRYVGSLTTPPCTEGVVWTIDEKVKTVTKRQIKLLRDAVHDEYETNARPVQPVNERSIKFNKPWPLA
- the LOC132604865 gene encoding nudix hydrolase 19, chloroplastic — protein: MIFLLSFTNSVTSQFVSLYKYPILRKLHYPQFSTMSTNFFKTHAFAGNPIKQKTPKPSDPFSPTSALKTLKTLLLAQTQEPHSPNFKILPFRKGRPLAGSVKESTDPNWHLGWLSFGDCKAFLEKSEINLSEDSLVYLGSDDSEGDGVYVVYWAIDVTEAGSGLVKELGGKQFCFVELRTLMVATDWENASAMGQLAIAGHARSLLEWHTVSRFCGFCGGKNILTDAGRRKQCSNELCKKKIYPRVDPVVIMLVIDKENDRVLLSRQSRFVPRMWSCLAGFMEPGESLEEAVRRETWEETGIEVGQVVYHSSQPWPVGPSSMPCQLMVGFFAYAKSLDINVDKEELEDAKWHSREDVKKAITIAEYKKAQRSAAGKVDQMCKGVERGQNLSSDFNVESGELAPMFIPGPFAIAHHLISSWVNGVEAQVKQLASSFSNL